The Dermacentor silvarum isolate Dsil-2018 chromosome 7, BIME_Dsil_1.4, whole genome shotgun sequence genomic sequence gaaataatgcgataatgagcgccaccacgccgacaaacgtacgcagactagatggatgtggacgaaagcggcaccGGCGGTAGCataacaaatgtgaacaacttggacatgcgcggaaaagattttccggccgctttggcctttccgcccgcttgccgcttcccaagtgtgaacgtataggcttagtctgcgcgagaaacctctcttgtttgcgattgcgcccctacggaaggctggtaattactgttgtgttgttgaatcccaaaccagcaattgcgcaaggctgATAGTTgctgttgtggaatcccaaaccagcaatgtacacatgaaggggttgatgccagcagtgaaattccaccgactcgcaacagaatgaacgaaacagacagccgacaagcatggattactgctatgctcagtacagcgtaagtaaactcttgttgcaggcgctgacagttctcggcggagttcacgcgtcctgagaaattgattatgtgcactatgcactgaacaagaccgcagttcattcctgcatcactagtatagagcactgcacgggccgattttgtcggcccggcccgggcccgtttttacgttgggcggcccacccgagcccgatcaaaactattatggcgagacccgggcccggcccgggcccggaaataatctacgttacccgcccggcccggcccgccacccctttaccttaggcccgagcccggcctgagcccgactcgaaaccggcccgaacccggcccaagaccgaaaaataatgtttttcagagttgagacccCCCataataactcgctgcacgttacatgcacaccaccagaaagcccgagcccggcccggacccgcgtcaaaaaattcgagcccggcccgggcccgggtcaaaaagcacacgccgtgcccgagcccggcccgagcccgtgaaaaaactgttctacccggcccggcccgggctttcgggtaagcccgagcccgtgcagtgctctaatcactagtacaccaatcagtccagatcctgtgaggtacaaggccgttTCCTGTTTGCaacggcgtaagtgaagcagaaatgacttgcacgcactacttaaaatgcgtacacatgccatatctatgctgtgcggtgaaatattctgtacaattctgaatctgttgacgtaaaggcaaatgacggctgcacactcgcacacagcggaagacacagcggcccatgcacttgccgcaggaaatgcaaccctctcgtataagggagcagggcgacgaaaacttcgaaaaaaaaaagccttcccgtttttgcgcgtacttaagttttgtAGCGCAAACacgcagcgaacaagttattCCTATGGCAGTATGTATAGCCTGgcacgcatgcattttcacgtgtatagccgaccttgacttgtgaaacgcacttcgccccgacgaggacgacgccatctacgcttaacgaagattaacaattaatgatggcttctccgatcgggcgggtcgtctcaatgatgcgttttcgaagactggtccattcagtggcgcgatgagagaccgttgctccaaaccgccactgtacctgtcgtgcttactgtattttactgagcttgctttacgttttacttaatttcttcacaagcacacgcgagggggggggggggggaggcagggggggggggggggtcccatgcctttgatatacatgtatagagtatgcttaaactaccgatatttattatcgcaTCGCTCAcgccacgtagaggaaagcagacgctgccccccccccgcccgcccgGTCGgaccggtgaacccccccccccccccccaccccgaaaaaaatttctggctacgcccctggtgccAATTGccccactgatcagatttcgacgatcgctgactgtgctcGCTGCTCACTGGCGCACcgacaaaaagggggggggggggggggagtaaatgAATAAGTACAAGAGCGTGATAGAGTGTTTTGTTAAATTTTCCTAATTAACAAAACACTGTATCACGCTCTTGTACTTATTCATTTACTCTTACTTTGActaaaacgctgaagaaacaaacatcgtcatcatccttggtgtcattataggcattttattttttaatgatgatACGATTACTTATATCTATGCAATCGAACTGCACGAAACTCTGCATTCACCATGCAAGTAAGGCGCGCTTAATTCCTAGGTACATGGTGACATTAAACAAATGCCTCTACCCGCACCTCGCCACGAAAACGACGTGGTTCGCAATTGCGAAAGCTCGCATGGACAGGCAAAAGATTTGCGCAGTCGTCGCGGCAACCGGCTTTTTCAAGTGTCATAATCGACACACCCCGTCTTGTCCGCCGAGTGGTGTGACTCAATCGTGACGACAAAAGCGTCCCGATGACTGCGCGGTAGCGTGTGAAATGTGACGAGTTCACTGGAAATCGAACGGAGAATTTCCTTGCTGAATCGTTCAAACGGCAGTCGTCCGAAATGCATAGCCGTGGTTTCCCCAACGCCTTCGGCTTTGCCCCTCCGCCAGGCGTAGttcgcacacacatgcacatacgCCGGAATACCTTTGCCGGTAGCATTGTTACAACAACGCGAAAGGTTTACTGCAATCCTAAGGGCATATAAACAATGAGCTGGCAAGAGCGCGAAAACGCATTCATCGAAGCTAATACGACACACCCACGCTTGTAGCACACGCAGCCGGACTGCATCAGCCGTGAACTGCATTGCCTTTTACTTATTCACAAAACAGTCGGTACAGACTCTATCGTTGTAGTGCAGCTGGTAGCAAATAGTGATGGCGAGTTTTTCATGGCCCACGTAACTGCGTTACATTCAATGAAGTAAGTGAAACACGCAACTTTGCATCGGGCATATTCGTTATTTCCGCAAGCATCGTTCGAAGCTCACGCACCCCATTTTCCACGAGCGCGCGCTCTAAGCAATGCCACCGCCATCTCGTTCAGTACAATAAAAACTGCCCAGGGCGCTGGTCCCTGTGTTTCGTACCGCTTGCGATAGGGGCCGCTAATAAGCTTTCTGGGATTGTTTTGGCCGGCGACAACAGATGGCGATGTTAAGCAGGACAATTCAAAGGAAGTGTGTGAATGTATGCAATACAGAAAGCAAATGTAAACGAAATAACTGAAACGACGCAATGTCATACGTAAATTTTGCTAATATCTGAACCACTCGCACCACCAGTGAACATTTAAATAAACAGTTTTATGCAGGGAAGCCAGCTAAACCTAGGTTACTTAAATCACTCCAAAATCTGTAAGATCTTCGGAAGAATAACTCCTAAAACTGCAAAACGCGGTTGTGCACTTCTCATGGTTCTATTTGTAGAGACCCGAAGCTGTAGCTGGAGAAGGATCGGGTATCTGTTCTACTCCCACGCGTGCGCTGGCCTTGCGGGCTGCCACGGGTACGTTACGGAGGCCGTGTCTGGCTAGGCACATATGGCAGTAACTGTGGGGGCGTTGGGCTATTAGCCCCGCACGAGCGCGGCTCTAGCAGCCTGCGTGCGCGCCTTTAGGTGTTGGGCTTTTGGCGCATGTGCGCACTGGTTCGTGTAACCAGTGTGCGCGGCGTCTTAGAGTTCGAACTCCgcatgtgtgtgcgcgcacgGCTGTGGGAGTAGTGAGCGGCGGAGTTTCAATAGCCCATGCATGTGCATGCGCACTATTTCtattcttcctttctctttctcatTAACAGCATGATGGTTAGACACTTCTCTCACACGCATGAATCTTTCATTACCACCTCTTACGGTCTCTCTCTATTGCTTCTATAAAAAGAACATAGCTCTCGCCTGATACCATATACCTGTACTTCCTATCCTCTAAACCACATACATCATGGGTATACCAATAATCCAAATACCGTTCCTCTTTGATTGCTTTTTTTGTCATATATGCCGAAGGCACCATTGTCTTCATGCAACGCCGTTATAGGGTACAAGATCGTGCCccctatttaccgccaaatttggtagGTAGCTATTTCAATATGTTCGCAGCCATTCCTATTATATTTCTTGTAGTTTTCTGCGAATGCGCACAAGCAACCTGCATATCATAATAGTTGCCCATTCCTTTGATTTGAACATATAGCACGAACTTATAAGGCaagatggcgtgctcgtggtatgATCTCACGCCACCAATGTGAATGCATTGCGCATGTGTACGTCACATATAAGGGGGTGAATTACGAAGTACGCTGTACTAAGCATGATTAACTACAACGTCTATATGCTGTGTACCGCTCCCAGACGCGCCATTtctctctggctgctgaggccaaactCTATTAAAATCACTATGCCGCATATTTTCCCCGCCAACTTACCTAGCAGCGGCaagctgtcaccaccctaaaacggcgtgcTCGCGTGCTCTTGCCGGTATTTCCAGAAAACTAAAGTCCGACACCCGCTATCATGGCAGGCAACAACGTTAtacgaagcactttcttcccGCTCCGTGATCTTTCATCCGTGCAAACATCCTTAGTGTGTCCAAAATTTCTGTCAGTGGTTTCAGAAGAAACCCATaagttatttttaaaatttatgcCAGATATAATACTCAACCAATGACAGTAACTTTAATCCAAACGCTGTAAGTTTTACTTTCAAATTTGCCTAGCATTTGCAGTAACTCACGCAAAGGACATGAGCTgctagcagatttcagctgtcacATCCCTATTTCAGAGTCGAAGGCAAACTCGCCCTCTAGTTATCGCTTGTTTTCAGGCAAAAGATTTCACGTTCTGACAAGCCGCGCATGCCATGCAGAAATGTGGTGCGTACGTGGCGGCAAAGACCCATGAACCATGCCTCTGTTCATTTCTAACCAAACTCGCTGCTTCGGCTACCGATCGCCCGCCTCCCTTTGTTTACTGCTATGTTGTGCTGAAGATGTTCCTTTCTGCAACAGCTTCCTCGTTACATTATGTACACAGCGGTTATTTTATTACCGACGTGACGCCAATTTTGCCAGTCGAATGGCGAACATATTTTCGCAGCATTGAGCGGCAAGAAAACTTGATTTCAGCTCCATGCTCTTAGCATTTCCGATTACACACTCCCTTACAATGATCTCACTATGCTTTTTCATGGAGAAACTCTGGACTTCGTTCCTAATGAACTCGGCAGTCTTGTTGCCTAAAATTgttctttttaaaaaattttgcGCACTCAGCTCCATCGTCCTCCGATAACGTGTCTGCAGCGCTCCTTTAACATAGCTCCTTTCCTACCAGCTCCTTCCCGGGACGTGTTTACTAGGGAACTCGTCGTACAAGATATGGGAGCCCTTCGAAGCATTCGTCGCACACAGAGGAACGCAACACTTTCGCGGCATTGTACCGCAAACATAATAGGTAACGCAGGTCTAAACTGTGTTGCATGACATTCGGTAACGATGCACGCGAATAAAGCAAACAGCCACTGACCTGCCCACAGTTTTTAATGCTCGCTCCTTCCCCCCAGTACCACGTACGGCGTCATGACGATTTGGCCATCCCCTTTAGAACAGGGCGGCGACAAAAagtaacctagcctgcttgatttcatcAGGTATACATCTGAATTTTGTGTTTATCTTTctgaaatttttattttttataactttttatttttctaaattCCAGGTCATCCATCTTTTCtcagcttttttttccaccagtactctcatcgtctcttgtttatctctacggctgatctgtttgtttccttccactttcaaCCAAACCGCTTGtaggagttgcacgttacctacgcttctcgctgggtagatcccgtcgcattccattaggatgtgctgagtggtctctggatctttactgcagctcacacatatctcatctagttccgaatatttgttccgatatgttttcgtccttaggcaaccggctcgagcctcaaatgcaATGCACGTCGCTTcttgttatcgtacagattttgccttctcattcttgtaaatctccattgtcctttttgtttccattcttttcatccgattcacggtctctatttctctcactttctttataGTGGCTCCTGGCTGTCTAtttagtttcgattatcctgtacttggttgctaacttccttgacctcttcctccattctgtgtccacgcttttcatgtagagatacttgtgcactttagccgccgatttattttcatccaagttcctgagcctttcttcaaaactaattttgctctgtgcttctaggacttcaaaagaggcccaacccatgtcaccctgcactgcctcattcgtggtattaccgtgtgctcccaaagccaagtgatctttggttaacctctaaacccgccaatatatcctaTATTAAGCATATAATGCATTTGCCAATGTTACCGCTGGCACCatcactcctttccagattccacgcactacctcatacttattgtggccccatagtgctctgtttcattattgctgcattccgcttcccctttattttcagattatcttctGATAACCTCCCTGGCAACTAGCGCCATCGTCGCGAAACGCTACCCAACTGTAAAGTCCCCTTCAACCCTCTCGCCCACTGACACCGGCAGGACGCGGCAGGCCACACCTGTGCGTTTTGATCGAACGGCCGTGGAAGTTATTACATCACGCGCTCCTCTTGCGAATTTGGAGGTTCGGAGTACGTGGTCTCGCGTATTCCCGTAGCCGAAGCAGACATGTAGGTGGTCCTGAGAAGGACCGTTTTGTGTTGCTTGCCTGACGCAAGGCTGCGCGGTGCAGACAGCGGTCGAACTTAGGCACGCTCGCCACGGATGCGGCGGGCCAGCTGGATGTCCTTGGGCATGATGGTAACGCGCTTGGCATGGATGGCGCACAGGTTGGTGTCCTCGAAGAGACCGACCAGGTAGGCCTCGCTAGCCTCCTGAAGAGCCATCACAGCCGAGCTCTGGAATCGCAGGTCGGTCTTGAAGTCCTGCGCGATTTCCCTCACCAGGCGCTGGAACGGCAGCTTGCGGATGAGCAGCTCGGTCGACTTCTGGTAACGACGGATTTCACGCAGGGCCACGGTCCCCGGCCTATAACGATGCGGCTTCTTGACACCGCCGGTGGCAGGTGCACTCTTGCGAGCAGCCTTGGTGGCAAGCTGCTTACGCGGAGCCTTCCCGCCGGTACTCTTGCGGGCGGTTTGCTTGGTCCTGGCCATGGCGGAAATGGGAGACGGGAGCGTCCAAACTCGTCGACTGCCGGAGTGAAACTGGCCCCTGCGCACAGCGCGGTCGTGCTTCCCCTCACTGCTCTTCCCCCTCTCCAACTCACCCGCCGATtggccaacgccagcgcagcCGTGCCCGTACGCGGGGCGGCGCGCACGCCGGCGTTCGCCAGGATGCTGGAAGCCAGCCGTTTTCGCGCGTCCGCGTTGTTCGCGGCTACGCAAAGCGCATGTCGAGGCGACTGAATTGCATTTAAACATGACAGCATGCTGCGCCGTTCTCTTTAGTTTCAGCCAACACCACAATCACCGCCATACCGGCCCGCATCGCGGAGTGGCACCACCGACTGTGAGACCGCACCATTACTGCTGGCGGCGGTCACCTCAGAAACTGCGGTCGACGGAAACGTGTGAGCAACGTCCGCTGCATTGATGTGAAGCCACGATACCTTCTGGGAAGCCAACTTCATCTTTTCTGGTTGAGAAGTCGCCAGCAAGCTATCTCGCACGTACACGCTCGCTAGCGCACTTTCCCATGTACATATATCTGAACACGACACTTCGCATATACTTAGGCAGGTGTGCGACAGCCGATTCGGCCTTCCAAGGCTACGCACAGCCAATACCACGCACGGCCCTTACACAATCATTCAGCGTGCTATCAACCAGTGCTTGGCGGCCGCCGCTCTCAGACAACCCCCCAATCTTACGAATCCGGAAGGCCtcgctatgcttttttttttttttttttttttactttcaggtAATGCCTGTTGACGCTGcattattgtttgtttttcttccatATGACACCGACAATCGTCATAAACCACATCGTGCTTCAGACAGCGCCTACATTGTTTCTTCGTTATTCCCCACGGGCTAGCTTTTTCTGGTGCATTCCCGCTCCCCGGAACAAGTTCATGGCACTCCTGTGCGACTTATTTCGGTACAGCTCAGCTCTGCGGCTGGCGGAAAAATCGCTCTTCTCGGCAGCTACTGCGCAGTGGCCCCATCAGCGGGAGTTTCTTTATTTATGCCCTAATTTTAATTACAATCGTTGTTGTTGACGGAAACCCTTCAATCTTTGTACCTCCGTAATTCAGCGATAGAAAGGGAAAAGGCAATTCCGCAAATATCAATACAACTAAAGCGAAGACGATTCATGTACACCTCAGTAAAGTATACTGCTCACGTGCGTGCATCACTTTTGCAAACAAGGCACCAGTTTCTCACACAGCGTGCAAACTTATGTATCACATTTACATGTGTTCTTGTTCTCTTTGTGTAGTTTAGACGATTGCGGTATGGCTTTCAGCTACGTGGTTGTGAAATGTTCGCTTACTTAGTTTTGTGCATTACATTCCACGCACTGCATGAAATGTCTGCTCCCTCAAGTGCCTTCCGCTGTCTCCTGCGACACGTTCCGTTCACGTGAGCCGAGTGTTTGCATCGAAAAATATTCTTATTGCGTGTTACATGTATTTCGATAGCGAATTCCTCTGAGAGTTGGCTCCCCAGCTTCACGTACGGCGAGTGTGACCGCATTGAGAAAGACACAAATATTGAACAACTGCCGCGTTTCATCAAACCAATGCGCATGTATGCCACTCCCTTGTGTAAGTTAATTTGTATACCGCTTCAGCCATGGCCTCATTTTCCTATACTCGTCACAGCGCGATTACCCAGCACGACCACGAACACCGACGCACGAGAAAACAACGGGTGCTAGGAAAACAATAAAACGAAAGTGAGTCTGCTTCGTGCGACCCTTTTTGTGCCTGGATATACGCACTGCACCGCCGTAATGGAGGAGGCCACCGCTAAGAGCCACTCGGAAAGCCACCAGTGAGCTCGAACCAACTGCTTGTTCCCAGCTGTAGCAATGGCACTGTGACCGTGCGCGCGTAAAACAAACGATAGTAGCTGCACAGGACTAGGTCTGCACCGCGCAGACGTTCGTCCGTTTGATTACACGCCATCAGCTCGATTCTAAGAGCAGCAACGACGGCACCTAGCTAGCTAGTTAATGTACCCTTTGGTTTCGCGTGCCACACATGCCAGTCGCACGGCGCTGATTCCCGGCCGCCCATCGGACTCCATAGGATGCAACGGAATGTGGAACAGGCCAGCATCTGAGATTTTAGCGCGAGAAAATGCCCCCTCCATtagtctttattattattttccccCCATCGCCGTTCCACGGCGGCTGCCTCATTCAGTCCCAATCAAACACGACAGCCATGCTGCACGAACGAACAGCATGCCGCAGTAACACAGCGTCGAAATTGTAGCAATGCGGCACTTggtagcgagcgcaaacgcatGTAGCAAAAAGCTCGCCTTACGCTACCACCTACTGTGAATACACGCGGTTGCGCTCGCTCACCTGACCAAATTCACCGCGCGTCTCGCGCACGGCTGCTGGGCACGCTCCATAACCGATCACAAGAAAATGGAATGCAAAGAGGGAAAACGGATCAGGAGATCGCGAATCCTGCGGATCACTGCCGAAGCATCAAGTGGGTAGCCCTGAAGAGGGCTGTTGGGTTCTTCACAGGAGTTCGGTGCGCTGCTggcagacgacgccgggcgcgTGTGTGCTGCTTAACCTCCGAAACCGTAGAGGGTGCGGCCCTGACGCTTGAGAGCGTACACGACGTCCATGGCTGTTACGGTCTTGCGCTTGGCGTGCTCAGTGTAGGTGACGGCATCCCGGATCACGTTCTCGAGGAACACCTTGAGGACACCGCGCGTCTCCTCGTAGATCAGGCCAGAGATGCGCTTGACACCACCACGGCGAGCGAGACGACGGATGGCAGGCTTGGTGATGCCCTGGATGTTGTCACGCAAGACCTTACGATGACGCTTGGCGCCACCCTTGCCGAGCCCCTTGCCGCCCTTGCCACGTCCAGACatttcggctgttgctgctgcttcggaGCGAGTCAGGAAAGCGAATGCCGTGTTCCCGGGCGCGCGCGGCCCAACTCGGCTTCGCCGCCACCGGAGGAaggggggcgaggaggaaagcaagCGGCGCGCGCCCATTGGctcacccgcgccgccgcttctCTTCGCGAGTGTGTCGCTGGTGGACGCACTGAGCCCTCTATTGACCACGCGCGGAGTGAAATTGAAATAAATGGCttcagcaaaacaaaacaatcgtGCACTTGCACATAACACTGCAACGCAGGCCTATTGTgccctaattttattttttgttgctgcagTTAGTGACTTTTGTTCCTTGAaaaattaattaacaaaaataaaaacgccTCGCCCTGCATTCGCAAGGACAAAACGAACAATCCAACATTACTCGTGGTGCTAGGTTGCGCCCGCTGCTCGagttcccgaaaaaaaaaaaaaaaagagcttcctTGCATTCTCGTTTTCATTACTCGTTGCATTCATCTTTACCACGACTACGCTTGCAATATAACCTTCGTAGCCGCTGGAAAGCACGGCGCGAGCACGACTTCAAGCTGAGCCGGGCGACCATCGTTCACTTGGTCACGAATCGCAAAACAGCGAGCACTCGTGATCGGTCGAACTTAGGCGTTTTAAATTTTGCGCCTAGGCTGCGTCCCCTTGTGGCAACACGACCGTCAAATTTCGTCGTCATAGCTCGCGTAATCTCCCAGATAAGCCCAGCCGAAATAACCAAACACGCCCGCGTGGGTCCAATCCAGCATTCTAGGGGACGGAAGAGGGCGAGGATACAGCGCTCCGACCTCCTCTCGGCCattgccgccggcgcgcagcgCGGCTCCTCTAtggagagacagttatcgcgctgcacttaatCACAAACTTTTTACCCTTTAAACCGCCATAGCAGTCTGCGGAAAGCGCGCGCAGCATTTTTCTAATATTACTTGAAGTTTCTCCTAATCAGTGTTCCTCTAGCTAGGACATTTCTTACACCTGTCAAGTGATTTGCGCACCCCAGTCCGTGCTATACCGCTCACATGTAAACATGACACTGCCCTTGCAGGAGGCTTTTAATTCAGGATTCCAGTCTCGAGAACAGTCGTATGCGTGTCAACCGCCGCCACGAGTACATTCTCGTAGACGAAATTACTTTTCGCAAACGTACAGGCGAGCGAGCCGCAAGACGGCGTCgcataagaagaaaaagaaaaaaaaaaaaaaaaaagagagagagagaaagaaagacaacaagcTGCGTTGCAATAATTACACTACACTACGCTCGGCTCGCATAAGGCAAAACTATCGACCGACGCAGCGTTACAACACGCATTCCGTCGTTCGCACTAGTAGGAACACGCATTATGCATGCTCGTGTGCGCGTTGTTGTGCTCAGTGcatgttgttgtgtgtgtgtgtgtgtgtgtgtgttttttttttctaccgctAAGATTATACGAGGCGCGCTGTCGGAAAGCGCACGCAACATGTAAACAAAACAAGAGGGAAAACGGACGGAATCGTCGCGAGATTCTCGCTACATCCCAATGCCAATGCAGACACTTTGGGTGGCTCTGACAAGAGCCGTTGGGTGTTGGCTGGGCGGACGAGCGCTCGGTCGCCTACTTGGAGCTGGTGTACTTGGTGACGGCTTTGGTGCCCTCGGACACGGCGTGCTTGGCCAGCTCGCCcggcagcagcagacgcacggcagtctggatctcccGGCTCGTGATGGTCGAGCGCTTGTTGTAGTGAGCCAGACGGGACGACTCGGCGGCGATGCGCTCGAAGATGTCGTTCACGAAGCTGTTCATGATGGACATGGCCTTGCTGGAGACTCCAGTGTCGGGGTGCACCTGCTTCAGCACCTTGTAGATGTAGATGGAGAAGCTCTCCTTCCTgcggcgcttcttcttcttcttgtcggTGGCGCGCACATTCTTCTGCGCCTTGCCGGCCTTCTTCACGGCCTTACCGCTCGGCTGGGGAGGCATAGCGATGCGAGTAGACGAGCAAGCGAGATCAGACTACGGGCGCTCTCGCGCGCACCCGTGCTTTTATCCGAAGGGGGTGGTGTTCACGCGACCGGCGAAAGCCGCGCGCGCCATTGGTCCGCACGGCTTCTCCTCCTCTCTCTCGTTCCCGCTCTCGCTTCCCGCAACCACGGTGGCGGCGGCCGAAAGCGCTGCCCCGACACACATCGTTGAGAGATCGCGAGAGCAGTAGTTCTCGTCTCCTCAGTCTCGTCGTCTCATCAGCAGCATCACCATGTCCGGACGTGGCAAAGGCGGCAAGGCAAAGGGCAAGAGCAAGACCCGTTCCAGCCGTGCGGGTCTCCAGTTCCCCGTGGGCCGTATCCACCGCCTCCTGCGCAAGGGAAACTACGCTGAGCGCGTCGGAGCGGGCGCACCCGTCTACCTCGCGGCCGTCCTCGAGTACCTGGCTGCCGAAGTGCTCGAGCTCGCCGGCAACGCGGCTCGCGACAACAAGAAGACGAGGATCATCCCCCGCCACCTGCAGCTGGCCATCCGCAACGACGAGGAGCTGAACAAGCTGCTCTCCGGCGTTACCATCGCGCAGGGCGGCGTGTTGCCCAACATCCAAGCCGTGCTTCTGCCCAAGAAGACCGAGAAGAAGGCGTAAGCGAGCTGCTCCCTCCCATCAAGCCGGAGTTGCAGGCTCGTCCTCGCACGACAACCCAACGGTCCTTGTCAGGACCACCCAAAATGCGTGTGACGGCAGGGTGTTGCTTTGCAATCCCGTTCTCCGCACCCGTTTCCCTCTGTTCgaattttttcttccttcttttttaaaCTACCGCAATCGTGGCTCGGTGAGATTGCTAGCATCTCTCGCTGCACGTAATTGGCCAGCATTCGCCGGCGCTATTAATTGCGTGCAACGCCTCGGGAGGAGCAAGAAAGAAAGGCGAACCCTTATGATTGCGACACATACACACACTTTGCTCGAATAAACGTCGACAAGCGAGTGATGCACACATCGCTAGACGAAAGAATAGCCGTCACTTGGCCGTGTTGGTAAACACGTCCATGATGGAAAAAGCGCTACTAAAACGGCGACTTTCCTATTGATATATCGCACACGTTGAactgtgcttctttcttt encodes the following:
- the LOC119458703 gene encoding histone H2B gives rise to the protein MPPQPSGKAVKKAGKAQKNVRATDKKKKKRRRKESFSIYIYKVLKQVHPDTGVSSKAMSIMNSFVNDIFERIAAESSRLAHYNKRSTITSREIQTAVRLLLPGELAKHAVSEGTKAVTKYTSSK
- the LOC119458704 gene encoding histone H2A, with the translated sequence MSGRGKGGKAKGKSKTRSSRAGLQFPVGRIHRLLRKGNYAERVGAGAPVYLAAVLEYLAAEVLELAGNAARDNKKTRIIPRHLQLAIRNDEELNKLLSGVTIAQGGVLPNIQAVLLPKKTEKKA